The following proteins are co-located in the Vigna angularis cultivar LongXiaoDou No.4 chromosome 2, ASM1680809v1, whole genome shotgun sequence genome:
- the LOC108328704 gene encoding 3'-5' exonuclease — MADENGVPIWMRNRSNPLATTTVVDYNIRNNTYNLYDVTFEAHNIHTLVTHHPSQVDRWLSNNAGRRQGLMVGLDVEWRPNTQPNTQNPVATLQLCVGHACLVFQIIHSPFFSHSLDSFLQDPNVTFFGVGIRADAEKLLRDYGLYVANVYDLRSLAEAKLRGYPHLSQAGLKTLCLHVLGVDVEKPQSITRSFWDNTRLTAEQVQYASIDAFLSYEIGRRLIERDIW; from the coding sequence ATGGCAGACGAAAACGGAGTGCCGATTTGGATGCGCAACCGGTCCAATCCCTTGGCAACTACAACCGTGGTGGACTACAACATCCGCAACAATACCTACAACCTATACGACGTCACTTTCGAAGCCCACAACATCCACACCCTTGTCACCCATCACCCCTCCCAAGTCGATAGGTGGCTCTCCAACAACGCCGGCCGTCGCCAGGGCCTCATGGTGGGCCTGGACGTTGAGTGGCGGCCCAACACTCAACCCAACACGCAAAACCCCGTAGCCACTCTCCAACTCTGCGTGGGTCACGCCTGCCTCGTCTTCCAGATTATTCActctcctttcttttctcactCTCTCGATTCCTTCCTCCAAGATCCTAACGTTACTTTCTTCGGCGTTGGGATACGCGCTGATGCCGAGAAGCTTCTTCGAGATTATGGCCTCTACGTCGCGAACGTGTATGACCTTCGTTCTCTGGCTGAGGCTAAGCTTCGGGGTTACCCTCATCTGAGTCAGGCTGGGCTGAAGACACTGTGCCTCCATGTTCTCGGAGTGGACGTTGAGAAGCCGCAGAGTATCACCAGGAGTTTCTGGGATAATACCCGGCTTACCGCGGAACAGGTTCAGTATGCTTCCATTGATGCCTTCCTCTCCTATGAGATTGGACGCCGGTTGATTGAACGCGATATTTGGTAG
- the LOC108328091 gene encoding uncharacterized protein LOC108328091 → MAVANLQRLSSQVQRLPSLSFFSKSLISRSTATSSSSKKVSDRIVRLSAIDFEGKKHEVVGLAGHTLLKALINTGLIDPDSHRLEEIDACSAHCEVNIAQEWLDKLPPRTYDEEYVLVRNSRARVLNKHSRLGCQVLLDHNLQGMVVALPEPKPWDTS, encoded by the coding sequence ATGGCAGTGGCGAATCTGCAGCGGTTGTCCTCTCAAGTGCAACGTCTCCCCTCCCTTTCCTTCTTCTCGAAATCCCTAATCTCGCGCTCCACTGCCACCTCGTCCTCCTCGAAGAAGGTCTCGGACCGCATCGTGAGGCTCTCGGCGATCGATTTCGAGGGCAAGAAACACGAGGTGGTGGGCCTGGCGGGCCACACCCTCCTGAAGGCCCTAATCAACACGGGCCTGATCGACCCGGACTCCCACCGCCTGGAAGAGATCGACGCCTGCTCCGCCCACTGTGAGGTCAACATCGCCCAAGAGTGGCTCGACAAGCTTCCCCCTCGCACCTACGACGAGGAATACGTCCTCGTTCGGAATTCCCGAGCCAGGGTCCTCAACAAACACTCCAGGCTCGGATGCCAGGTCCTCCTCGACCACAACCTCCAAGGTATGGTCGTTGCCCTTCCCGAACCTAAGCCCTGGGACACTTCCTAA